The window ttctttctttctttctttctttctttctttctttctttctttctttctttctttctttctttctttctttctttctttctttctttctttctttctttctttctttctttctttctttctttctttctttctttctttctctctcttaggGAACATCATGGGTGTTGGGCAATGTATAATACACGGCTTGACTGTAGTGATCAGGAAGAAATTCTCTGCCAGTCGCTTCTGGGATGACTGCGTGAAATACAAGTGCACGGTAAGGGGAGATCCGAAGTTTGTTTGCGGGGATCACAGTTTATAGGAGGTGGGAGAAAATGCATTTGCAGGGACCATCTATTTGGAAGACAGCTAAAGATCAAAAGAGCAAGATGACCATTCTAATTGGTGAGGGATGGAATACAATGTGGGGAAAACGAGAGCAGGGCATCTCTTTCTGAAGTATGAGAGCTTACCAGGGTCACTGAAAGCTGCACTGGTACTAAGAAATCCAGAAACAATCTGAGGAATTGGTACTAAAACCTGTGAAGGTTCTTGGGAGCTGAAACTACTTCTGTTCTCTTTAGCAGGCAGAAATTATTGAGTGAATAGTTGCTTCAGAAACCTCACAGCATCCAGCCCTGTCAATCTTTGCAGTGGCATTTTGGATAGTTTGCTATACTCAATGGGTTTTTTTATCCTATTGAAGGACAACTGGGGATATGTAGGAATAATTGAATCTCCCCTGACTAACATATGCAGATGCTACAGAAAGGAAATAATTGTTTGAGTTAACTATGAAATAAATGGAGGCTAAGAACTGCCACTGCCTTTCTGTAGAGACCTTCCTCTCCTCTGCTAGCCGACCATGGTTTCAGGGATTCCGCCACAGAGAGCTGTTTCCTCTCCCTCTTGAGTAGACTCTTTCTACCTGGCCTTCAGTGCTTCCTCTGGGCTTGTGGCAGAGGGGGAACAAGGCTGCTGTACTCGGGCAGGGAGGGCAGTGGATCCAAACCTCCCTGGCTGACCAAGGACCTGGCTGGGCTAGCTCTCTCCCGGTAATGGTGCTTCTTATTTTGAACACTTTATTTTCCCTACTTCCTGATATGGATGGcccaagcttgcccaaccttgttagattttggaagctaagtagggcccttgtagtatttggatgggagaccaccaaggaagcccagggttcccacacaggggcaggcaatgggaaaaccACCCCTGTTTGTCTCTCTAGCTTTGAAAACCATAAGTGACTTGACAGCTGTTTTCACCACCATTTTTCCTGTACTCCAAGAAGCAGCTTTCCACTCACAAATGCCTATTTTATGAATCAAAGTCAGATTACAGGCGTATCAGGTAGCATTTTAAGAGATGTTTGATTTGGATAAcacaggttttttaaattatatatgtgtgtaaagtcacatcaagttgctgctgacttagggcaacctggtgggattttcaaggcaagagactaccagaggtggttggccattgccttgctctgcatagagaccctggatttccttcatggtttcccattcaagtgtTAATCAGGCCCATTGTGCTTGAGAGCCAGcaaagtatagtggttaagagcaggcggattctaatctggataactggatttgattccccacttctccacctgagtggcagaggcttatctggtgaaccagatgtgtttctacactcctatattcctgctgggtgaccttgggctagtcacagttctcttagccccacctgcttcacaaggtgtctgttttggggagaggaaggggaaggagcttgtaagccaccttgagtctccttataggggagaaaggtggcgtataaatccaaactcctcctcctccccctcctcttcctccttcacttctgagatctgacaagatcaggttagcctgggccatccaggtaagaGCTTTTTAAAGTATACTGGGGAAATATTTTTGATATGCAAATACCTTTTGTTCATTTTCCCCACCAGTTTTTCTCCATACActgattgggggtgggagagatgatatagcattaaaaatataaggaaaaaatgtactttgttctttccttctctcccagagTGGGGTGCTTCAGGACCTGTAGCTGCTAAGTTCTGGCATGTGACTCTTTCAAATCTGATCTTTCTTTGCTGCCCTCAGATTATCCAGTACATTGGGGAGATCTGCAGGTATCTGCTGAACCAACCAGTTCGGGAGGCAGAAAAGCAGCATCGGGTGCGGCTGGCGATAGGCAACGGCTTGAGGCCCACCATATGGGAAGACTTCACCCAGCGCTTCCACGTTAAACAGATTGGGGAGTTCTATGGAGCTACAGAATGCAACTGTAGCATCGCCAATCTGGATGGCAAGGTCTGTTAATAAATTGCTTCCCAGATAGGGTTGCATATTGGAGACCAAGGAAGGCAAGCTGTGGAGCATACGTCATCTAATATATTGGCCAAACAAATTCTAATGGATtttaagggatgccatgttggtgagggagcaaacttgttttctgctgctccagagactaggaccaggactaatgggttcaaggtgaaggaaaagagatttcaacTAACATTAGGAAAAGCTTCGTGAAAGTAAGGGctgcttgacagtggaatacgctacctcagagagaggtggagtctccttctttggaggtttttaaacagaggctggattatcatctgtcaggggtgctttgattatgttttcctgcactgcagggttggactggacggcccttggggtctcttccaactttaagATTCTAATGAGTGCAGAGGTTTGGCCAAGTGTACTGTTTTGGGCCTTGCAAACATCCATTTTCAGCACTCAACAGGTAGGAGAAGCATGAAAGTAGCCAAAAAAACCTACTTCTAGCTAATGGGAAGTTAAAAATGGTCCAAATCACTGAAGCAGTCTCTCATCCCTGGGAAAATCTGCGCTCTTCTTCACAGAGAAGGACCATAACAGTAGGCTAGGGTCAGAAAGGACAATCTGTTCCACCTACCCGGTTCCCATGATTATCAGCCTTCTTCTGTTCCCAGTCAGCGTCTGTCCCCATTCACTCATCTTTTGTGGACTGCAACCTGAAAATTAATTGTCTTCTGTGCAGAATGTCTGCTGGTTGGAAAATCATGCATGAAGAAATTTGTATGCCACAATGGCAAACAATTTGTGGTAGCTTCTTGTTCCTTTTTTGTCTGAAAAAGTTTTCTCTTATTCTTTCTTGGCAGGTTGGTGCCTGTGGCTTCAACAGCCGGATCTTGCCCAACGTATATCCTATCCGCTTGGTGAAAGTAAATGAGGAAACCATGGAGCTGATAAGGGGTTCAAATGGGCTTTGTATCTCCTGCCGTCCAGGTAATTTCACTTCAGTTGCCCTGTGGCTGCTACATTAATGATAACaatgaaggagaggggaaatagAGACCTAACagtatttattgatttgatttatatgctGCTCTGCCCCATGAGCTCAAAACAACCAGTTTCCTTAAAGCATTTCTAtgatgattgaggctgagatcaagcttgggagagccacgcttatcTCGCCCTGATCCCGGTTCTTTCCCTCCAATGACTCCaggccagctgagttctcaaagatttagtgaaaaacagaaatcaaagtaATAAAACacaaatgcagttacagagatagCTCATCTGAACACATTCTTATGGTTCTATTGGGACCTCctgccaagaggtgcttctcttagcttagcccatggtaGAATCACCTTGGTCTTTGTTCTTCACTTCTATTACTGCCATGCAATTACCCAAAGCTtctgaagtgccttatttgggcatcttcctgtcctgggtaaatttccatggccttttggtttccccatttggagatcaaagacccttttaacATGTATGTGTGATGCTGCTAGATTTACAGCACAATTCCATCACAATTTATGTTTCTATACAGCCTcacataaattatttaaatatagtgggttggatccagactaagaTGGCGTTTTCCACAGTCCTCCCTGTCCCAGCCACTTTCTGCTTCAGACGTCCCCTTGTTTCCTTCATCCAGGTTCCCTTGATGTCTCCAGGGCCCTTACACATCCCTGGGACACCCATTTGTGTTACATTTGATCCCCCTTTTTTATACACTTGTGCACCTGAGCGTAGGCCTAGCCATGATAGGAGTCTGAATTAAATTAATATAAGATGGCAGTGAGTCATGCCAAAGAGAAAAGGAACACAGCATAACTCCTTTATCAAGTGTGTGTAACCCCACCCTAAGAGGGATTCAATTGCGGGCCACTTTTCCAAGGACTCCAGAGCCGCCTCCCAGATAATTTGCTCCTAACGACCCCAATCTCCAAAACAAGCAATGAGTCGATTCTTGCAGTTTCTTCCATATCTCAACAACTAGATTCTTGCCCTTTCCCAATCAAGACAAATACCCAACCATAGATGGTTACATATTTAATTTCCATATCTCCTCAAGGGAACATTTGGACACTTTAAATGTTAAAAGGAAGATTCTCCTCACAAAATAGACTAAGGATTTCCTTTGGGACTTGTTCATCCCTGGAAGAGTGCGTTTTTATTATCCCTACTTTCTGATGCCATAACCTCATGTCTGGCAAAAAGGTATAAAAAGTTACCTCTCAACCCCAATTTTTGTAGCCTGTTTGGAACCATCCTGTTACACCAGCCTCATGGTTGATTCCTCATCTCTCTGATCCTGAATCTTCTCCACAAACCTACTTCTGTGTCTGCTTTCCCTGCTTGGTCCCTGCTGGTTGCTGCTTGGTCACTGCtatgacaccccccacccccccacacacagttcAGGTTCTTATatctgcttctcttttttataAATCTATTCCCCTGGTAAGTAGGCAGTTTTCTAAAGAAAAGTTTTGTGTTTCATTTGCCACATTGCATTTTCCTTTCTGTGCTTTTCATTTGCTTTACCATTTTACGTAGATTAATTTGGTCTCTTGTTCTATCTGTCAAATAAAATCCCTGCTTGTTTTAAGAGTCTTTTCTCCCTTGTTTTTTTGAGTGTTTATCTGAATTTGGACACTGGCATACATAGGCCAATGATCCCAAGCGTATAAGTGTCCAAAATACATGCATTTGTTCTGTGAAGGCAGGAGGACTCGTTTGAATGTGATGGCCCTGACATACATATACTGATTTGAGTAACACCCTGTACCCCATGTTGTGGAGATCAGCAGACTGAAGTGGGATGGAGAAGGCAGGAAAACTCCATGCTGCCATTGAACaatttagcctggatccaacccaatgtaaaTCTGGGAGCCCAACCTAAAGTGAAGTAGAGTTCTCTGAAGCTCTTCCCAGGAAATGGATGGACTTATGTTCCCAGGTCCTGGAGTTTCCCTCTTTGCTAGTGGCAGCACAATCAACCAGATCCCTGGAAAGGTGTCGTAGACATGCAGTAGATTTGATGGAGACCAGAGCTAGTGCCCAGGTAGAGCCCAGATTTGTGGTTTGCAGAAGCTCTTGTGCTTATTGGATGGTAATCCACATGGAGCATCTGCCTCACATTAGATAGACGTGTGTTTGGATTATgcctgagaaggaaagaagaaaactttTGAGTGACAGTTAAGTAACCTTGTTGGATTTTGGAGGGCTTAGTCCCATGTTGTTGGTGCCTATAAGAAGCCAATTGTCTTTGATTATATTTACAACCCACCTTTTGtccatttaggccccttccgcatgggccaatgaactcaggctggggatgggaaaaaaccattttgggagggaactttgcacagatcccactcctaaagcAAGTCCACCTTGCATTTTCtgccccaacccgggtttttggAGAATTGCACTATCCACAATTCTTTTGTTTGCAGCTGCTCATGAGCAAATGGCTGGCAGGGAAGCGCTTTAATCAAGTGCGCTTCCCTTTGTTTGTAGAGATCCCGGCTCTCCACTGAGTAACCATTCAAGGTCCCAGGGACGGCAGTATGACTGTGGTGGTCCATGCCTTCTGCCCATGTAGCTAcacagtggagggagggaggtaacCAAAAAAACCcgcgcctctgtgcaaaggcgtgacagcaacccacattggtTATTGGGATCCgcttgctgcctgcatggaggcatatAAACAGGAGAGctggttactttatcccacctgcaactcGCTCTGTCAgtgctgtgtggaagaggcctaagaAATCCAAGGTATGTAGCTTCCAGGAAGGTCACCCATCCAGACACTGACCAGCCCCAGACTTGCTTAGTTCCACAAGGCAACTACATCATGTGCTTTTAGGCCATACTCTGCAGCTTTGGTGCTCTCTGGCCACTCTCCTGCTGCCTTGGTTCAGTCCCAAAGTAGATGCATGCATCTTAATGTGCTGGTTGTCCCTTGACTCTGTCtgagtgtctctctgtgtgtttctctctgtgtgtgtcagtctgtgtttctctctcttgctctgtgcctttctctctctctctctctctctctctctctctctctctttttgcctaTGATAGTTGCTATTTTGTCCATAACAGAACCACTATATAACAGAACCTATAGTGCAGACCAGCCTGAAGGCTGCAGTGATTCCCATTGAACTGGAGGGCCTTTTTCCTGAATCATTGTGCATAAGGTGAAGCTTCATAGCTGCCTAAACAGCAGTTCTTCTAAGGTTGCAGCCAGGTGATGTCTCAGTCAGCTGTTATGTCTCATGATCCAGTACAGTAAACTGGGTGAAGAGTTTGCAGCTTTAGCACTGCATTCCATGAGGTCACTGTTTATGTTCCATTTCGACTTTTCTCTCACAAAAGCTTGCATTTTGTTAGCAGTGCAACGTCTGTGTGATTTGTCTGGACACGTCTTCATTGCCTCTTCTGTCTACCCAATGTCCCTTCCTCTTGATTAgagctattttctttctttctctttttctgtttagGGGTGAGTCTACAACATTGCCAGTTTGGTACAGCAGttaaagacccaggttcaaatctccaattTGCCATGGAAGCAGAGGCAtagatggggaaaatggagcctggggtggactccaagttttctgcccaccacccatgccccctccccccacgcgcCACTTACCTTAATTGGCGGTGGGACCTGGCCAGGCAGGGGCATGCACAGTGGCCTCCACTggccctggtggggtggggtggggcgagggggaaggaggtggggtgtggggtgattttccgccccgcaCACAACCCCAATGGCTCCGTCCGGTGCGCCGGTCCCcacctggccccctggtagctacgccactgcatggaagcttgtggggtgaccttggactagtcacacactctcacccacagtgtttttgtgaggataaaatggagaaaaaggagaatgatggaagctgctttgggtcccagttggggagaaaagtggggtataaatgataCAAATAAAATTGTGCCCATGTTcaaaaacataatttttaaattacATCTCCAGATTTATGTCAGTGCAAAGCTCTGACATACTGACTCACACTGAGTCAGGTCTTGTTTGGCCTTGTTCAGCCCCAGCTGTTCGGTCTGGTGCCCTCTCTCCAAGGGCTTGGGCAGAGCACCCTTTCTCATGCCTGAAGTCTATTTGGCTGGAGATGCCGTAAGTTGGATTGTATGTGCGCAAGCAGACTACTCTGCCACTGAACGATGGTTGCTTCCAGCAGCGACTTTGAATCGAAACAGCCCTTGGACTTTGTAATCCCATAATCTAATGTACCTTCATAATCCTTCTCAAGATTCCACCCCAACCCCCTGGAGTCCAATGGCTGCTGTGTGTGGGTGCCttgaagttgcagctgatttgtggctaccatgtagggttttcttttctttaaattttttttaaaaaatagattttattgattaaaaacatAACTTTTAATAATGTTATACAATCCAATTACACATATGAAGTAATACTCTTCTCTTAAAACCTCTTGATAATAATAGTTTAACTGaaatacaaaaagcaaaaagtgaaaaaaatacatacaattcATTTTCATTGTGTTATTCTAAACTATAATAGCCCTAATGCTTAGTATTATTTATCTTACTTGTAACACAGCAATGAaagaactaataataataataaaagaaaaatcatattaaaatattaagTCAACTGACAATATTTGTAATATAAAAAAGATAAGGATTACTATTGGTTTAAAAACAGCACAATGAAAGGGAGGGATCCAAGCCCCTTcctccctgtagggttttcaaggcaagagatttcagagatggtttgccattgcttgcctccatgtgcgctgagagagttctgcgagaactgtgactggccctggATCATTCAGCCAGCGTCctgaggaggagttgggaattgaatccagttcATCAAAACAGAGTCTGCTACTCTcaaccattgcaccatgctggctttcttataccacactggctctgtctgCACTTGTATAAATCCAGCTGTAAGTGCCAGCAGCCCCAAGCAGGCTGGGGAAGTCATTGTTCCATTGGTCTTCCTTCAAATGAGACAAGAGCTCAAGAGTGCAAGACAAACGGTAGCCTTATTTCCTCCTTCTGTTACAAAGTCATTTCTTATGCTTGGTGTCAGGTGGTTGCTTCACTCTGCACTTTGGCAAGTCATAATCCAGCCCGCAAGCTATGTTAACAACATTGTAGACTCATTCAATggtcgtggtggtgaacctatggcactccagatgttcatggactacaattcccatcagcccctgccaccactggtctatggcattCAAAGCCTTTCCCAAAGGCTGGACCCATCCTTTTATTCTTGACACCTCCCTGCTTTCCCAGCCCGAATCCCGCCTCAAGACAGGCAGGATGCTGCCACTCCCTGGGGCTGTTCCCAAGGCTTACCACCCTTGTTCCCACTGGCTCATGCCTGGCCACACACTCCTTGCTTGTGTTCTTGCTGAGTTCGTCTGAGTGGACTTCTGTCACCTAAACCAGCAGGACCTGTTGGCTTATATAAGCATCACACCCATTCCTTTGCTGTTGTGATGGTCCTGCTTTTCTGGCTTGCCAGAGGGCATTTTGCAGAGGAAACAGGGCTGCGCTACAACAGTGTGGTTTGGAAAGAGGTTTGGGGCAAAAGGGTTAGAGACTATACCACTGTGTTTAATTTGTGCTATCTCTTGCTGTAGGTAGGGTCCAGCTATGTGATTaacccaggggtcagcaacctttaccacccaaagagccatttggacccattttccagagccccaaagatctactgagctggagaggcagctccactcacctttccttccagcactgggaggtggaggccccaagcagggaaaccctctctgcccgatggagcaggcagccttctccatggggcagaggggaaatggcggctgcggcctgcccggtgctgcctctcatgctgcaggaggcagtggcaccgtgcagggaaaccccctctgcctgatggagcaggcagatgcctgctctgtggggcagaggagggatggcgcagcgctggaaggagaggtgagtggagggaacgcgaaaagcggtgccctcatgcacaaagccgcctctggttcagcccctccactcacctttccttccagcgctgctctggagggctggagggacacacccacactaccctccaacctccaggccatgtggagccgctgtataaggctgaaagagctgcatgcggctccagagccgcaggttgcagacccctggattaacCTATCACgttaatgcttatgctttgtttcaccTCTGGCTGCATCCAGATTTCTACAAGGCAGGTCCTATGGCACTTTCTATTGGATGTTCCACCCTGTTTGGTTCTACTGACTCGTTCTTTGTAATCCGCTTCAAGTCCCAGTTAGAAAAGTCAGACAATAACATAAATAACAAGCAGATAAAATGAAGTCATGAGCTCTTGTGTCCCTTCTACAGCCCCACCCCCGACCATCTCTGCCACACCAACACTCATTAAAAACAAATAGTTCTAGGCAAAGGAATTCATGTTGGAATCACAGAAAGATTACTACAAGGATAGTGAAGTACACAACTGAAATGGAAGCGCAATAAGAGTTCTGAGAAATTGAAGATCTGAGAAACTTCTAAGAAATTGAAGATCTGGTAGGTGCCAGTAGCTATATTGTAGGCTACCAGCCATGACATTCAAATGGAATCTCTGGATTCAGAGGCAGAATAAGTCTgattatattgttgaaggctttcacagctggaatcactggggtgttgtgtggtttctggactgtacggccgttttctagtagcattttctcctgatgtttcgcctgcatctgtggctggcatctgatctatcagatcctctgaaggtgccagtcacaggtgcaggcgaaacgtcaggagaaaatgctactagaacacggccgtacagcccggaaaccacacaacaccccaataagtCTGATTGTTACAGTTTTGAAGCAACTGTAAATGAAGGTTGTTGCCAGCAGGCCACATTTGTAGGTGTCCTTGTGCCATCTGACTGGCCACAGTTGGGAACTGGATTGTGGACTATTGGTGTGAACCAGCATGATATCCTTACACCAGCCTCTCTTCTATCCTTTCCCAGGAGAGCCAGGCCTTCTTGTAGGCCGAATAAACCAGGAAGATCCTTTGCGCAGGTTCGATGGCTATGTCAATGAGAATGCCACCAACAAGAAAATAGCCTATAACGTCTTCAAGAAAGGGGACCAAGCCTACCTTTCAGGTATTATGcagtcattcattttttttcctgtggtggatATGGATATTTCCAGTTATGGTACAGAGGAATGGCATTATACGTTATAAGAAATTCAGACTTTGGTCTAAGTTCCTCTACCATGTCATCTTGAGATATTAGAAAACTCTTCAATAGGTAGCCCCGTGGATACGAAACgtatgcaggaaataaatgtctGGCTTGGTGTTTCTAGGCTGTAAACACTGCTACCAAATGGCAATTCTCTCAAGTATGAAAGTTAAGAATTACCTTATCTCTTTTATGATTAGTACCACTAGGAAGCAATAACAATGAAGTGTAATTCTAAATGGTTTTATCCACGTAGGTTTCAGATGTCCGACAGGGTCCTAAGATATGCATTATTTGCCTTAAAGTCGCTTATGGCCTAttgtgaccctgtgaattaatgatctcTAAAATGTCCTATCTATCAGCAGATTAGAGCGGAGCTACCCTTGAGTAGACAAGGAGatctagtagtccaactgcataCACTCAGCCTCCCACCTTCTTTGAATAAGAAACCCTTCACacgttctttccacaggaaggctttacttgataGTTGCAGCATAACATAATACAAGACTATGCAAAGTTCACAAGACTAAGATGAAGCAAAGAAGAATATAAGAAGCTACGTACAGAGTTCTATACACAGCTTTATAATGTTCAAGCAAggtactttgcccagcaacagtcttcccataagaacagagtcacagtctaatgcaccaatcacgttaaaggtCAACTGTCACAAGTTACTCCAGACTCTCTGTCTCCGTCTTCTGTTGCTGACTCAGCTATCTGCTGCCAAGGAGATGAACTCTATTTTTTACCTATCATGACACTATCATTGACTGCCTTGcttaggttttgcaaactgaaggccgggGCTTCCTTTCTTGaattaatccatctcatgttgggtcttcctttttccccaTTCAGTGTTT of the Sphaerodactylus townsendi isolate TG3544 unplaced genomic scaffold, MPM_Stown_v2.3 scaffold_675, whole genome shotgun sequence genome contains:
- the LOC125425520 gene encoding long-chain fatty acid transport protein 1-like, producing the protein NIMGVGQCIIHGLTVVIRKKFSASRFWDDCVKYKCTIIQYIGEICRYLLNQPVREAEKQHRVRLAIGNGLRPTIWEDFTQRFHVKQIGEFYGATECNCSIANLDGKVGACGFNSRILPNVYPIRLVKVNEETMELIRGSNGLCISCRPGEPGLLVGRINQEDPLRRFDGYVNENATNKKIAYNVFKKGDQAYLSGDVLVMDELGYMYFKDRSGDTFRWRGENVSTTEVEGILSHILSKTDVAVYGVEVPGNRNQIFQVRDQIT